GAGCTCGTCCTGGAGTCCGACCAGACCGCAGCCGAGGTCACGGCGGCCGTCACCAAGGCGCTCGAGTCGGGCTCCGTGCTCGAGCTCACCGACCACCGCGGCCGCCGCGTGCTCGTCCCGACGGCAGCGATCGGCTACATCGAGATCGGCTCGGAGGCGCAGCGCAAGGTCGGCTTCGGCCCTCTCTGACACCGAGCACGTCCAGCACGGCCCGGCGGCGGGACCTCCCGCCCCGGGCCGTTCCTGCGCCCGCGCAGGGAGAGCACGACGCCGCGGCTCGCCTCACCGCGGCACGGGGACTGGGCGTCAGGCCGCGAGACCGAGCCGCCCCATGCGACGCGTGTGCTCGGCGGTGAGCTGGCCGAACAGCCACGCGTGGTGGTCCGCGGGCCGCTCGTCGTCGGCGAAGCGCTGCTCGACAGCCGTGGCGAGGAGCCGCGTGAGCGCCGGGCGGTCCGCGAGGAGCTGCTGCACGAGGCTCAGCGCCTCGCCCACGAGCCGGCGGGCCCACAGCGCGAGCCGCGACGCGAGCACCTCGTCGTCCGACGTCGCGCTGTCGAGCACCTCGATCGAGCGCTCGGACGCCATGCCGTCCTCGATGACGCCCATGATGATGTCGCGGCTCTGCGGGTCGAGAGCGCCCGCGACGATCCGGCAGAAGTCCACCGCGACGCCGTGACCGACGTAGCTCTTGAGGATCTCCTCCCACCAGCTGCTCGGCTGCGTCCGGTGGTCGTAGTCGTCGAACGTCGCGTCGAGGGCGAGCATGCGCTCGTCGGCCGCCTCCGCGTCACCCTCGAGCTCGGCGATGCGGCGCAGGATCGTCTCCTGCCGCGCGAGCGCGGCACCGGCGAGGCGCGCGAGCCGCAGGCGGCTCGACGGGTCCGGCGCGGCGGTCGCCGCGCCAGCGATGCGCAGGAACGCGACCGACTCGATCTGGGCGACGAGCGCGAGAAGCTCGGTCGTGTCAGCGACGCTCGCACCGCCGTCGGCGGGTGCGGCGGAGGGTGCGGCGGGCGCAGCGGCGGGGGCGTCCCCCGGCTGGGCGCCCGGGGCGTCGTGCTCGACGTGCGGTGCCTGGCTCATCCGTCCAGCGTAGCGGCCCGGCTCTCGTCCTTGACCCGTCCGATATGCTGCCCCTTGTACATCGGATGCCCGGTCGTCTCGACGCACTGACGAACTGTGAACTGACCTGGCTGCCTGGAGGACGCGTCTCGGCGCACCCCGGCACCCCGCATCTCCGCGATCGGCTTCCGGCCCTCCGGCGCGACAGCGCCGGCACCGCCGTGACTGCCCGTCGCCGCTGGTCGCAGCCGAGCTGCGCAGCGCACCCGCTCGTCCCCGGTGCCGCGCCACCGCGCCCTTCACCACCCGTGAGGCACAGTGACCACCACCGACCAGACGGACCTCTCCTCGAGCGTCCAGTCGGACCAGAACCCCTCTTTCGGCGACTTCGGCGTCAAGCAGGAGATCGTCGACGCTCTCGCCGACGCCGGCATCACCCACCCGTTCCCCATCCAGGCGATGACGCTGCCCGTGGCCATGCAGGGCCACGACATCATCGGCCAGGCCAAGACGGGAACCGGCAAGACGCTCGGCTTCGGCGTCCCGCTCCTGCACCGCGTCGTCGCCCCGGGCGAGGAGGGCTACGAGGACCTCAAGCACGCGGGCAAGCCGCAGGCGCTCGTCGTCCTGCCGACGCGTGAGCTCGCGGTCCAGGTCGCCGGCGACCTGGCCACGGCCTCCGCGAAGCGCAGCGTCCGCGTCATCCAGCTCTACGGCGGCCGTGCGTACGAGCCGCAGATCGAGACGCTCCGCGCGGGCGTCGACGTCGTCGTCGGCACGCCCGGCCGCATGATCGACCTCGTCAAGCAGGGCCACCTGGACCTGGGCCACGTCAAGTGCGTCGTCCTCGACGAGGCCGACGAGATGCTCGACCTGGGCTTCCTGCCCGACGTCGAGACGCTCCTGTCGAAGACGCCGGCCTCGCGCCACACGATGCTCTTCTCCGCGACCATGCCGGGCGCCGTCGTCGCGATGGCCCGCCGCTACATGTCGCAGCCGACGCACATCCGGGCGAACGACCCGGACGACGAGGGCATGACGAAGAAGGACATCAAGCAGGTCGTCTACCGCGCCCACGCGCTCGACAAGGTCGAGGTGCTCGCGCGCATCCTGCAGTCCGAGGGGCGCGGCCGCACGATCGTCTTCGCGCGGACCAAGCGCACTGCGGCGAAGGTCGCGGACGAGCTCGTCGAGCGCGGCTTCGCGGCCGGCTCGCTGCACGGTGACCTGGGCCAGGGCGCTCGTGAGCAGGCGCTGCGCGCGTTCCGCCACGGCAAGATCGACGTCCTCGTCGCGACCGACGTCGCGGCGCGCGGCATCGACGTCGACGACGTCACGCACGTCGTCAACTACCAGTGCCCCGAGGACGAGAAGACGTACCTGCACCGCACGGGCCGCACGGGCCGCGCGGGCAACAAGGGCACCGCGATCACGTTCGTCGACTGGGACGACGTGCCGCGCTGGTCGCTGATCGACAAGGCGCTCGGCCTGGGCGTGCCGGAGCCCGTCGAGACGTACTCGTCGAGCGAGCACCTGTACACGGACCTCGACATTCCCGCGGGCACGAAGGGTCGCCTCCCGAAGAGCAAGCAGGTCCTCGAGGGTCTCGCGGGCGAGGTCCTCGAGGACCTCGGCGAGACGGGCAAGCGTCCGTCCTCGCGCGGCGGTTCGCGCGACGGCGGACGTCG
This genomic window from Flavimobilis soli contains:
- a CDS encoding DUF3107 domain-containing protein, with the translated sequence MEITIGVQNQARELVLESDQTAAEVTAAVTKALESGSVLELTDHRGRRVLVPTAAIGYIEIGSEAQRKVGFGPL
- a CDS encoding ferritin-like fold-containing protein; translation: MSQAPHVEHDAPGAQPGDAPAAAPAAPSAAPADGGASVADTTELLALVAQIESVAFLRIAGAATAAPDPSSRLRLARLAGAALARQETILRRIAELEGDAEAADERMLALDATFDDYDHRTQPSSWWEEILKSYVGHGVAVDFCRIVAGALDPQSRDIIMGVIEDGMASERSIEVLDSATSDDEVLASRLALWARRLVGEALSLVQQLLADRPALTRLLATAVEQRFADDERPADHHAWLFGQLTAEHTRRMGRLGLAA
- a CDS encoding DEAD/DEAH box helicase, giving the protein MTTTDQTDLSSSVQSDQNPSFGDFGVKQEIVDALADAGITHPFPIQAMTLPVAMQGHDIIGQAKTGTGKTLGFGVPLLHRVVAPGEEGYEDLKHAGKPQALVVLPTRELAVQVAGDLATASAKRSVRVIQLYGGRAYEPQIETLRAGVDVVVGTPGRMIDLVKQGHLDLGHVKCVVLDEADEMLDLGFLPDVETLLSKTPASRHTMLFSATMPGAVVAMARRYMSQPTHIRANDPDDEGMTKKDIKQVVYRAHALDKVEVLARILQSEGRGRTIVFARTKRTAAKVADELVERGFAAGSLHGDLGQGAREQALRAFRHGKIDVLVATDVAARGIDVDDVTHVVNYQCPEDEKTYLHRTGRTGRAGNKGTAITFVDWDDVPRWSLIDKALGLGVPEPVETYSSSEHLYTDLDIPAGTKGRLPKSKQVLEGLAGEVLEDLGETGKRPSSRGGSRDGGRRDGGRREGARSEGGRDGRRRDGGREGARREGGRELDAPKATNGPASDDAAPVSERPRRSRNRRRTRGGRGAGAEGATSTES